A stretch of DNA from Maridesulfovibrio sp.:
CCGGATGCGCCAGAACATGGACAGGTTTTCCGTCGCCGTCCTTCGCCTTGCTTCCAATCCGACCGAACACGGCGGTAACTTCCAGAAGCTGACCGATGCCCAGGTCCAGAAGGTCTCCTCACGTGCTGAAACCTTTTTCTGCGAATCATGCATGGGCGGACGTTACAGCCTGAACAGCCTGATTTATTTTTTCCCGCATGAGGATTCCGATGCGGTTGTGGAAAATATTCTGCGGCTGGTGCGCGAATGTTCAAACGACTTTGAAATAGAACTCGCCGCCGGGGTGGCCTCTTTTCCTTTTCTTAATTACCGGCGCAGTGAAATTCTGGATAACTGCCGCAAGGGGCTGGATCATTCCCTCATGCTTGAGAAGCCCATGGTGGCCCAGTTCGATTCCGTTTCGCTCAATATTTCCGCAGACCGCCTGTACGTTGACGGCGATATTTACGGTGCCATCGAAGAATTTCGTCTGGCGCTGCTGGCTGACTCGGATAATATTCTGGCCCGCAATTCACTTGGGATATGTTATGCTCAGGTCGGCAAGCCGGAGCAGGCCCGCAAGCAGTTCGAGGAAGTGCTGTCCATAACTCCGCGCAACATAATGGCCCTGTATAATCTCGGGTGGACCTGCCAGATGCTCGGTAACCCGGAAAAAGCCCGTGAAGCTTACGAACGCTGTCTGGAGCTTGAGCCGGACAATGTCTTTTCTCTCGTAAGGCTGGGAGTTCTGGCCGAGCATGATCAGGGACTTGAAGAGGCCGAGGCCTATTTTCTGCGTGCTGCGGAACTGAAGGGAGGAGATTCCCTGGCCATGCGGCATCTTGCCCGGATCGCTTATGCGCGTAAGGATGTGGACAAGGCGCGTGAGTATCTGCACCGCGCTTTGAATGCCAACCACAACGATGCCGCGGCCATGAATATGCTGGCCCGGATTTACCTTGAATGCGGGGAGGATCCCCAGATTGCCGAAGTGCTTGCCCGGCAGAGTGCGGCACTGAAACCCGGGAAGGACCAGTTCTGGGAAACACTGGCACAGGCTCTTGAGGTGCAGGAAAAATACGAGGAAGCGGCCGAAGTTCGTTCCCGGTTCTGATTTTTCGGCATAACGTGCTGGCTGTGGCGGCAGCGGGGACAAACAGAGGAAAGGTATCGGACCCTTGTTGAGGATTGCGGTTGTATTGTACCTGATTATCAGCGGAGTATTGCTTTTCCGCATGATTATACCGGATGAAGCCGAGCGCAGTTATGCTCCGGGCATGCGGTTCAAGGTGCAGCAGAGGGTTCTTGTGGCCGGAAAGGAACGCAGGCCGGTTACTCCTCTTTTCAGTCAGGTTGCGGAAGAGTTTTCCCTGCAGCCGGAAATTCTGCATGCCATAGCGGCCTATGAAAGCGGGTACAACCCTTGGGCTTTGAATATTGAAGGACGCAGCGTATATCCGAAGACGCGTGAAGAGGCGCTTAAGATTATAGAAAAGAATCGCGGAAGAAGTTTCGATGTCGGCTTGATGCAGGTGAATTCCTACTGGATTGACAAGTTCGGACTGAGCGTGAAGGACGCGCTGGAGCCGGAGGAAAATCTGCGTCTGGGAGCCTGGATTCTTCGCTATTGTCTTGATCGGTACGGTTATAACTGGAAAGCCGTGGGGGCCTATCATACCGGTTCTCCGAAAAATCTTCCCGAAAGGTCCAGAGCCTACGCAGTGGAAGTCATGAACAGGTATCGTGATCTGCTGGCGGAATCCGGTAACGGAAAATGATTGCATGAGCATGCTCTGAAAGTTTAAATAATTGTGAAGGGCAGGACTGTGCGGTTCTTTTGCCTGCCGGTTGCAGCCCTGAACCTGTTTACGGCGTAATGATATGAATGAATACGACTATGTGGTTTTCGAGATAGATGATGTCCGTCTGGCAGTGCCTTCCTCCGTGGTGGACAAGGTGGAGCGTGCCGTGCAGCTTACAGCCGTTCCTGACGGTCCGGAGTCTGTTCTCGGAGTGGTCAGTGACGGTGGCGAAATAGTGCCTGTTCTAGGATTGCGTACCCGGTTCGGGATGAAGGAACGGGATATCCGCCTTTCCGACAGGCTGCTTTTCTGCCGCAGTTGCGGAAGGAGAATTGCGGTCATTGCCGATAGTGTTCAAGCCGTAAGCGAGATTGCCCCGGAAAAGTGCCGCAGTTCTGCAGAAATATGGCCGGGAGTTCTGTTTATCGAGTCCGTGGCCGATATTGATGGGGACGTTGTGCTTGTGCAGGATATGGATGCTGTTTTGAATTCGGAACTGGAACTCAAGCTGGATGATATTTTAAGGGCTTTGCGGCTGCGGTCGACGGAGGAAGTCGACTAGATGTGTGACATTCTTGATGATGGACATATCCGAAAACTGGCGGAAATGGTACGCGGCAGATACGGACTTGATTTCGGCCCGGACCGGTGGCGCGACCTCAGACAGGCAGTACAGAATTTTCATACAGATTGCGACAGGTTCTCTTCTGCAGAGGAGTGTCTGGAATACATCCTCTCCACAGGTGTTTCCAGTCGCGATCTGGAGATGTTCATCAATCGGCTTACAATCGGGGAAACTTATTTTTTCAGGGACCCTCAAGCCCTTGATGTACTTGAGCGCGAAGTGCTGCGCGGAATGAACGGGCGTGGCAGCGGAATGGGCGGAGCTGTGCGTATCTGGTCCATGGCCTGTGCTACAGGCGAGGAACCGTACACCATGGCCATGATCTGCCGGAGGTCGAATATTCGCAGCGAAATTATCGGCACGGATATAGACAGCATGGCTCTGGCTAAGGCCGCTGAGGGCTGCTACCGGAAATGGTCGTTCCGTACCGGGTCCATGGCCTTTCGGGACATGTATTTCCGCAGTACAGGGCCTAACGGTTTTCTGCTCGACAAATCCATACGGGGCATGGTTGCCCTTTCAAGGTTCAACCTCATCGGTGATGAGGTCCCGTCTTCATTTATGAATATGGATATTGTCCTGTGCCGTAACGTGCTGATGTATTTTTCAAATTCCGGGGTCGATAAGGTGCTGGGGAAAATATGGTCCAGCCTGGCTCCGGGAGGCCTGCTGGTAGTAACACCGAGCGAGTCTGCCCTGGTCTCGTCAAGGGGGCGGTTCGAGCCGGTCCTTCATGATCAGGTAACTTTTTTTCGCAAGAATGAAGGCTATGTCCCGGAAAGTCTTTATCCGGCCTTCTCTGTGCAGGAGGGTTCAGACTCGGAAGCCCCGTATGCAGAAGTTTGCAGTTATGAGTCCGGTGCCGGATTCTGTCTCGGTGAAAGCGATTTTGAAGACCCTGCCGGGAACTTTATGCATGAGGAGAGTTCCGGGTATTTTGAGAGCAGGAGTGAAAATGATTCCGAAGTTTCTCCTGCGGAATGTAATGACTGCCTGGCCGAAGCGGCAAGGCTTCAGCAAAATGGGGAGGAGGAAAAAGCTTTGGCTTTGCTGCGCAATGAAATTGAACGCGGTGGCAGAGCCTCTGAAGCTTCGGTTTATTTTGCAATGGCCGGGATTCTGGCAGATACGGGCAGGCTTGAAGAGGCCGCAAAATGCTGTGAGCACGCAATCGATATCGATCAGATAGTTTCCGAATTTCATTTTCTGATGGGGCAGATCAGGGAATTGCAGGGCCGGACGGAGCAGGCACTGGCCGAGTTGCGCAATGCTGTTTTTCTTGATCCCGCATTTATTATGGCGCACGTCCTGATGGGTAATATTTTTGTTGAACAGAATGATTATCCTTCTGCCGTACGCCATTTTCGTATAGCGTTGCAGGAACTGGAAGTTCTGGATGCCGTTGAAATAGTACCGTATTCTGACGGAACCACTGCTGCCGGACTGATAAGTATGGTCGGTGTTGTACAGCGTAGTCTCGCCTAGGGAGCTTGATGACCATGGAAGATAGCAGGTCTTTGGAATTTTTTTGCAGGGAAAGTGACCGCGAATTATTGCGTGAGCGTGCCGCCAGGCTGGCCCGCAAGGTAGAAGCTGAAAAAATCGGCGAGGTGCGCTCGGTCCATGCCAAGGATTACGTTACCTTTGTTATGGGGGGAGACCTTTACGGCATTGAGGCTGCGTATGTAAGTGAGGTGTATGAACCGGAAAATCTGGTTCAGCTTCCATGCACTCCCGAATTTCTGTCCGGGGTGATCAGTGTCCGCGGGAGAATCTGGGCGGTGATAGATCTTTGTCGTTTTTGGGGGATAGGTCGGCTGTCATCCGGGTCACTTCCTAGCGCTATCCTGCTAAATGACGGAGATACGGAGTTAGCGCTTGCTGTGGATGAAATAAGGGATGTAATCCCTGTTGATGATTTCGCCCACAAGCCGCTGGCAGAAGGACAAAGTGCCATATCCCGCTATTCCTTCGGTATGACCGAGAATCGTATGGTGCTTTTGCGGGCCAAGGTGCTGCTTGGAGAAGAGGCTTTTGTGGTCAATGAATTTGTCGGTGGAATTTAAGGTTTTCGCGGAAGGCGTAAGATGTCCATGAACGAAGAAGAATTGAAGAAGAGACTGCTGGCTGCTTTCAGAAGTGAGAGCGCGGAGCGGATGCGTGTGCTTTCTTCCGATTTTTTACGGCTGGAAAAAGGCGCTCCAGAGGACGAGGCTTTGAAATTGATCGAGTCTTCATACAGGGAGTTGCACAGTCTCAAGGGAGCTTCTCGTGCTGTGGGCCTTGGTTCACTGGAAAAATTCTGCCAGGCCTTCGAATCTTTTTTTTCCGCATTCAAGAAAAAGCGTGCGATTCCGTCTAAGCATGTCTGTTCGGTAATGCTGGGCTGGCTGGACATACTTGAAGATCTCATGGCCGGGGAGGATGAGTCCGAGTCGGCTTTATCCGGTCCGGCTGTTGCCGTTGCCATGTCCCGGATGCAGGACATGGCCGAGGGACGGGATTCCGGAAATGATGTGCCGGAATATGTTCCAGAGGAGCAGACCGGTGCCACGGTAGTTTCTGAGACAGTTCCGCCCGCCGGGATATTGGAAAAAGGCGGAAATCGGGCTGCTGTACAAACCGGACCGGCGAAGGGAAAAGGTCTTCCCGAAAAAGTGGTTCCGGTTGAAATGCGGGCTGCTCGAAATGACTACGTGCGCCTGAGTTCTTCATTTATAACCGGGCTGCTGCTTCGCTCCGAGGATTTGATTTCCGTAAAAAATGCTCAGGCTGAACGGGTGCGGGACATTCGTGATCTTGAAAAGGTTTTCGCCGACTACCGTACCGCTTTTCAGGATATTTTGGGGGATGGCAGGCAGGGAGCGGATGAAGAACAGGTTTCCGCCTACGCTGACGCAGACAAGAAGCTTGACGCCTTCGCTCGCAGGTTGTCTCAGCTTGCCGCAACAACCCGCAAGGCCCAGTGGGAGCTGGGCTCCAAGGTTGATTCTCTTCTGGCTGATTTCAAGAGTTCAATGTTGCTGCCTTTTTCTTCACTGCTGGAAATGTTTCCGCGTATGGTCCGTTCTTTGGCAGCGGAGCAGGGCAAAAAGTGCGAATTGGAAATTTCCGGTGAAAATGTGCGTATTGACCGGAGAATTCTGGATATTCTGAATGATCCGCTCATGCACATGGTCAGGAATTCAATAGACCACGGCATTGAGAGTATTCATGAGCGTGTAGAAGCCGGTAAACCCGAGGCGGGAAAGATTATGTTTTCCGTCACCCAGACAGACCGGGATGTGGTTAAGATCGTTTACGGTGATGATGGACGAGGGGTGAGCTACGCGAAACTGCGTGAAAAAGCAGTGAAACAGGGCTTTTTTTCCGCTGACGAAGTTGAGGGAATGGACCGGCGATCAATTCTGGAGCTCGTTTTTGTGTCGGGCATGTCCACCAGTGAAATAATTACGGATATTTCCGGGCGCGGACTTGGTATGTCCATCGTCAGGGACAAGATCGAGTCGGTTGGAGGCAGCGTAGTGGTTGCCAGTCCGGAGGGAAAGGGGATAAGAATAGTTATTAATATCCCGGTAGCCCTGACCTCCTTCCGGGGAATAGTGGCAGAGGCCGGCGGAAGGTCTTTTGTGGTACCCAAGTCCGTGGTGCGCAAGGTTCTGCTGATTCGGCAGGAGGATATAGGTACAGCCGGGGGACGAGAAACGATTGTGTTTTCCGGGCGTCCTGTTCCGCTGGTCGGGCTTGCCGATATTCTGGAACTTGATTCCGGGGAGACAGAGCGCAAGTCATTTCCTGTTTTTATAATGGGCAAGGGTCGGAAGACAGTGGCGATAAGTCTGGAGGGACTCTGCGGCGAAGAGGACGTAATGGCCAAAACCATGGGGCCCATGTTGAAGAGGGTGCGCAACATTTCAGGTATTTCAATGCTCGGCAGCGGAGAACTTGCACCTATCCTGCACGGTCCGGATATGATTCGTACCGCCCTTGGTGTCGGGTCCGGGTTAAGGACACACTCTTTCTCGCATCTGGCCGGTAAAAAGGAGAAAAAGACGGTCCTGATTGCAGAGGATTCAATTACTTCGCGTATGCTGCTTAAGAATGTGCTGGAAGCTGCCGGGTATAATGTGCGCACTGCCGTGGACGGGCGTGACGCTTTAAGCTCCATAAAGCAGGAGTTGCCGGACATTCTGGTCTCGGACGTGGAAATGCCGCACATGGACGGCTTTACACTGACGGCATCCATAAGGAAAATGCCTCAGGCTGCGAGTCTGCCTATCGTGCTGGTTACATCTCTGGGATCACAGGAGGACCGTAAACGCGGTGTTGAGTCCGGTGCAGATGCTTATATCATCAAATCAAGCTTTGATCAGGGCAGCCTGCTGGATGTTGTTTCCAGGTTGATAGGATGAGTTTGTATTCAGGCTCGTGCGTAGGGTCGGAATTTTCAGAAATTTTTCCTGTTACCGGGATCGCTGATTTGAAGGTTATGGTAATGGATGTTTGTTTTTTGGTGTTGCGTAAGGCATGTCCTTTTACAGGAACATGTCAGTTGGGTGTGCTACCGAATA
This window harbors:
- a CDS encoding lytic transglycosylase domain-containing protein, with amino-acid sequence MIIPDEAERSYAPGMRFKVQQRVLVAGKERRPVTPLFSQVAEEFSLQPEILHAIAAYESGYNPWALNIEGRSVYPKTREEALKIIEKNRGRSFDVGLMQVNSYWIDKFGLSVKDALEPEENLRLGAWILRYCLDRYGYNWKAVGAYHTGSPKNLPERSRAYAVEVMNRYRDLLAESGNGK
- a CDS encoding chemotaxis protein CheW; translation: MNEYDYVVFEIDDVRLAVPSSVVDKVERAVQLTAVPDGPESVLGVVSDGGEIVPVLGLRTRFGMKERDIRLSDRLLFCRSCGRRIAVIADSVQAVSEIAPEKCRSSAEIWPGVLFIESVADIDGDVVLVQDMDAVLNSELELKLDDILRALRLRSTEEVD
- a CDS encoding CheR family methyltransferase encodes the protein MCDILDDGHIRKLAEMVRGRYGLDFGPDRWRDLRQAVQNFHTDCDRFSSAEECLEYILSTGVSSRDLEMFINRLTIGETYFFRDPQALDVLEREVLRGMNGRGSGMGGAVRIWSMACATGEEPYTMAMICRRSNIRSEIIGTDIDSMALAKAAEGCYRKWSFRTGSMAFRDMYFRSTGPNGFLLDKSIRGMVALSRFNLIGDEVPSSFMNMDIVLCRNVLMYFSNSGVDKVLGKIWSSLAPGGLLVVTPSESALVSSRGRFEPVLHDQVTFFRKNEGYVPESLYPAFSVQEGSDSEAPYAEVCSYESGAGFCLGESDFEDPAGNFMHEESSGYFESRSENDSEVSPAECNDCLAEAARLQQNGEEEKALALLRNEIERGGRASEASVYFAMAGILADTGRLEEAAKCCEHAIDIDQIVSEFHFLMGQIRELQGRTEQALAELRNAVFLDPAFIMAHVLMGNIFVEQNDYPSAVRHFRIALQELEVLDAVEIVPYSDGTTAAGLISMVGVVQRSLA
- a CDS encoding chemotaxis protein CheW gives rise to the protein MTMEDSRSLEFFCRESDRELLRERAARLARKVEAEKIGEVRSVHAKDYVTFVMGGDLYGIEAAYVSEVYEPENLVQLPCTPEFLSGVISVRGRIWAVIDLCRFWGIGRLSSGSLPSAILLNDGDTELALAVDEIRDVIPVDDFAHKPLAEGQSAISRYSFGMTENRMVLLRAKVLLGEEAFVVNEFVGGI
- a CDS encoding response regulator, producing MSMNEEELKKRLLAAFRSESAERMRVLSSDFLRLEKGAPEDEALKLIESSYRELHSLKGASRAVGLGSLEKFCQAFESFFSAFKKKRAIPSKHVCSVMLGWLDILEDLMAGEDESESALSGPAVAVAMSRMQDMAEGRDSGNDVPEYVPEEQTGATVVSETVPPAGILEKGGNRAAVQTGPAKGKGLPEKVVPVEMRAARNDYVRLSSSFITGLLLRSEDLISVKNAQAERVRDIRDLEKVFADYRTAFQDILGDGRQGADEEQVSAYADADKKLDAFARRLSQLAATTRKAQWELGSKVDSLLADFKSSMLLPFSSLLEMFPRMVRSLAAEQGKKCELEISGENVRIDRRILDILNDPLMHMVRNSIDHGIESIHERVEAGKPEAGKIMFSVTQTDRDVVKIVYGDDGRGVSYAKLREKAVKQGFFSADEVEGMDRRSILELVFVSGMSTSEIITDISGRGLGMSIVRDKIESVGGSVVVASPEGKGIRIVINIPVALTSFRGIVAEAGGRSFVVPKSVVRKVLLIRQEDIGTAGGRETIVFSGRPVPLVGLADILELDSGETERKSFPVFIMGKGRKTVAISLEGLCGEEDVMAKTMGPMLKRVRNISGISMLGSGELAPILHGPDMIRTALGVGSGLRTHSFSHLAGKKEKKTVLIAEDSITSRMLLKNVLEAAGYNVRTAVDGRDALSSIKQELPDILVSDVEMPHMDGFTLTASIRKMPQAASLPIVLVTSLGSQEDRKRGVESGADAYIIKSSFDQGSLLDVVSRLIG